In a genomic window of Lycium ferocissimum isolate CSIRO_LF1 chromosome 9, AGI_CSIRO_Lferr_CH_V1, whole genome shotgun sequence:
- the LOC132029631 gene encoding NDR1/HIN1-like protein 6, producing the protein MTDRVYPSAKPNGTAPTATAANPNAAPIKNQMYNNPNRIPYRPTPTAYHRHNRRRCSCRRCFCMCCFWTILSICIILLLAAIAGAIFYVLYHPQRPAFSISSLKISNFNLTTTTDDITHLTAKLNLTLSTKNPNKKLIYNYNTIAITALSNQVVLANGSFPGFTSSPSNITIIHSTLSMVSQVLDADSVSSLKSDLKRKAGLPITLLMDTMVVVKMDKLKSKRVGIRVTCEGIHGQAPKGKAPAVASTNNAKCKVDLRIKILKWTF; encoded by the coding sequence ATGACTGACAGAGTCTACCCTTCAGCCAAGCCTAATGGCACAGCCCCCACTGCCACCGCCGCAAATCCAAACGCGGCCCCAATCAAGAATCAGATGTACAACAACCCAAATCGCATCCCTTACCGACCGACACCAACTGCCTACCACCGACACAACCGCCGTCGTTGCAGCTGCCGACGTTGTTTCTGTATGTGTTGTTTTTGGACCATCCTCAGCATCTGCATCATTCTCCTCCTTGCAGCTATTGCTGGTGCCATTTTCTACGTACTTTACCATCCTCAACGACCTGCATTCTCAATTTCCTCACTCAAGATCTCTAATTTCAACCTCACTACCACCACTGACGACATCACCCACCTCACTGCAAAATTGAACCTCACACTCTCAACCAAAAACCCGAACAAGAAACTGATATACAACTATAACACTATCGCTATAACTGCACTGTCAAATCAAGTTGTTTTAGCAAATGGATCGTTTCCAGGGTTCACTAGCAGTCCGAGTAACATTACTATTATACACTCGACTCTGTCGATGGTGTCTCAAGTGCTTGACGCTGATTCAGTTTCGTCTTTGAAATCAGATCTGAAGAGAAAAGCTGGGTTGCCGATTACACTCTTGATGGATACAATGGTTGTGGTGAAAATGGACAAATTAAAAAGCAAGAGAGTAGGGATCAGAGTAACGTGTGAAGGAATTCATGGACAGGCTCCAAAGGGGAAAGCTCC